The genome window GGGGAGTCCCCTGGCCTTTGTGGGCGCGCTGACCTGGCTGCCTGCGCGCCGAAGTTATGAGGCGGCGCTGGTGTGCCAGGGGAACGTGGGCACGCAGCGGTGCCACGAGGCGGTGCTGCTGGCCCAGCAGTCCGGGGTGGAGCCCTCGGTGGCTAATCTCATGCCCCTGGTGCTGAATCTGGTGATCATCGCGGGGCTGCTCAAGGGACGCCGCGCCGCCTGGTGGCTGGCGCTGGTGGCGCAGTCGATGGTGGTGGTGGCGCTGTGCGCGCAGGTGTGGGCCAACTATCGCGCGGAATCCGTGGCGGTGCTGGCCTGGTATGCGCTGCCCATGGCGCTGCCGTGGCTGGGTGGAATCGTCCTGTTGCTGGGAACCCGCAGGCACTTCCAGGTCACCATCGCCGCGCGGAATATCCGGCGGTGCCTGGGAGTGATCGCCGCTGCCCTGGCGCTGACCTCGGTGGCGTGGTTGCTGGGGGCCTCCCTGATGGGTGTCTCCTGGCCGGTGGTGTTGCGGGAGTGGCCGTTGCGGTATCTTCCACCCTCGCTGGCTCCGCTGTTTCCCATGAGTCTGGTGCCCGAGCACCCGGCGGCCTGGGTGCTGTACTCCTGGCTGGGCGCCATATTTAACCTGGTCGCGGCGCTCGCGCTGTATCGGCTGCTGATGAGCGTGCCGGACGAGCACGCGGAGGAGGAACGCGCCCGGGCGCGCGGCCTGCTGCGGCATGGCGATCACCTCCAGGCGATGACGCTGTGGGAGGGTAATCGCTATTGGTTTGGGGAGCACGAGGGGGTAGCCGGATACGTGGCGTATCGGGTGCGCCGGGGCATAGCGGTGACCGTGGGGGAGCCGGTGGGGACCCCGGGCCTGGCGGCGGGCTTCGAGGCCTTTGCCGCCAGCCAGGGGTGGACGGTGGCCTGGTATTCCGTGCGTGAGGGTTTTGCCGATACCCTCCCCGGCTATCAGCGGATTCACGTGGCCGAGGAGTCGGTGCTGAGCACCGAGAAGGTGGAGTTTAGGGGAAAGAAGTTCCAAAACGTGCGCACCGCCCGTAACCGCGCGGAGAAAGAGGGGATCACGGCCCGGTGGACCACCTGGGCGGAGGCGGACGTGGTGCTGCGCCAGCGCATCGTGGAACTATCCGAGGAGTGGCTGGCGGATAAGCCGCTGCCGGAGATGGGTTTTACCCTGGGCACCATCACCGAGCTGGGGGCGCCCGGCACGCGGCTGCTGGTGGTGGAGGGGGAATCCGGGCACCTGCACGCGGTGACCAGCTGGCTCCCCGTGTACGAGCACGGCGCGCTGGTGGGGCTGACACTGGATTTCATGCGGCGCGATACCGGGGGCTTTAAATCCGCCATGGAGTTCGCGCTCTCGCAGGCGCTTCTCGACGCCGCCGCCGAGGGCCTCAAGTGGGTTTCCCTCTCCGGCGCGCCGCTGGCGCGCAGCACCCCGGCGGAGGGTTTTGTGGATCAGGCCCTCGACCGAGTGGGGGCCTCGATGGAGCCCTTTTATGGCTTCCGCTCGTTGGCGGCTTCCAAGTATAAGTTCCACCCCGAGTACCACCCCTGGTATGTGGCCTGCCGCGATGAGTTGGCGCTGCCCAAGGTGGCCCTGGCGGTCTCGCAGTGTTACCTGCCCCAGCTCAGGGCCACGGAGGCCGCCCGGCTGCTGCGCGTATGGCTTAGCGCTGCACTGGTTCGCGGCGGCCGAGGCGAATCTTCTTGACCTCGCGGGCATTTTCCACGTCGGAGTCGTTAAAGCCAAAGAGATAGGTGAGCACAAAGGCCACCGCGGCGGCCGTGCCCGAGGCGATCCAGAATCCCCAGAAGCTAAAGTCCAGACCTTCGGGGTTAATAAAGGAGGTAAAGCCGATGAGGGAGCCGGTGAAACCCCACATGTTCACATTGAACAACCCGGTGAGCAGGCCGCCGCAGGCACCACCAATGGAGGCCATGAGGAAGATGCGGCCGTACTTGAGGTTCACGCCGTACATGGCGGGCTCGGTGATCCCGCAGAAGGCTGCGATGGCGGCGGAGCCGGAGAGTTCCTTGACCTTCATCACGCGGGACTTCACAAATACCGCCAGCACCGCGCCGCCCTGGGCCACCATCGTGGCGGAGATGATGGCATTGAGCGGGGACTGCCCGGTCAGGGCGATGTCCTGGGCCACCAGCGGGATCACGGCCCAGTGCAGGCCAAAGATCACCAGGGTCTGATACAGGCCGCCAATGAACAGCCCGGAGATGGAGGGGGAGAGATCATAAAGCCCCTGGATACCGTTGGCGATGCCGGTGGAGAGGAAGGTCACGGCGGGGCCGAGGATCAGCAGAATGGTCAGGGAGACCACCACCACTTCCACCAGGGGGAGGAAGATCATGCGCACGGTGGCCGGAATCATCTTCTTCAACCAGGGCTCGATCAGGGAGGCCAGCCAGGCGGCCACGATGATGGGGAAGATGCTGTAGCTATAGCTGGCCATGTGATATGGCAGCCCGAAGAAGTCCGCGTTGAGGGACATACCCAGAATACTGCTGGAGCCCTCCTTGCCGGAGAGTTCCACGATCTGCGGGTAGGTGAGCACCCCACCCACGATGGCCACGATGATGGGGTCCGCCCCCAGCCGCTTGGCGGCAGTAAAGCCCACGAAGATGGGCAGGAAGAAGAACACCGCGTCGCTGAGTGCGTTGATGAGCAGGTAGGTGTCCGAGGTGGTGGTCACCAGATCAAAGGTGGTGAGCAGGGAGAGGATTCCCTTGATGATGCCCGAGGCCGCCAGCAGGCCGATCACCGGGATCATGGAGCCGGTGATCACCCCGATGAGGGAAGAGAAACCGCGACCAATCCAGCCCAGCGCGGTGGTAGGGCGGGGTTGCTCCTCACCGGCCCCCACCGCCACCTCGCCGCCGGCTGCCCGATCGCCCAGCACGCCAATGACCTCCTCGTACACGTCCTCCACGCCGGGGCCGATCACGATCTGGTATTGGCCCCCGGCGCGGATCACGTCGATCACACCGCTCAGTTCGCGCACGGCGTCATCTTGGGGGACGTCGTTGTTGTGCAGGTAGAAGCGCAGGCGGGTGATGCAGTGGGTGACGCTGCGGATATTTTCCGCGCCGCCCACCGCGGCCACCAGGGCCTCGGCACCCTGGGCCTCGGGGCCCTGCGGGGCGGGGTCGGTGGCGGGCTTGACGGCGGGGTCGGCGGGCCGAGCGGCGGCGCTAGAAAGCGGCTGCGCCACCTCCTCGGCGGCCCGGGCGGCTCCCGTGCGCACGCGCACCCCGGAGGTGGCGGCGGCGGAGTTGGTCACGGCCACGATGGTGCAGGTGGACTTCCCGGCCTCGGTGATGGCGGCGGCATCCATGCTGCCCAGGGCCTCACCCCGGGTGATCTCCTGGCCCTTGGTTACCTGGATCTCAAAGGGATCGCCGCCCAGCTCCACGGTGTCAATGCCCAGGTGAATGAGCACCTCCAACCCCTCAGGGGTGCGGATTCCCAGGGCGTGTTTGGTTTTGGCGATCATGGTGATGGTGCCGGATACGGGGGCGTACACCACCCCTCCGGGGGTATCGGTGATACCGAACCCCTCGCCCAGGTTGCCCTTGGCAAAGACCGGGTCCGGCACCTGGCTCATGGGAATGATCGTGCCGGAAAGCGGCGCGAGCAGGGGCGGGAAGTCCGCGCCCGAGTGATCTTTGGTGTGCATGGAGAAGCTCCTCACAGGCGGATAATCTTCGGTTCAGATTAACACCGCCTGTCCGTTTTCCCCGTGGGCCTCCTCACCCGTGGGGGTGATCGCGGCGGGGCCGGATACCGGAGGCTAGGGCGGTGGTCCAGGAGCGATCGCGCGACTGCGCGGGCGCGGCCCCACCCAGGAGGTGGCGGTGCAGGCCAGCGCGGTCGGGAGTCTCCGCGTGGCTGGCGGTGAGAATGATGTTCCCGTAGCGCTTTCCCTTGAGCATGGGCGGGTCCGCGATGGCCTCCACGTGGGCAAAGACCTCCTTAAGCCCCGCGATCTCGGCGCGCGCCTCTGCGAGGTCGGCCCGCGTGCCGCAGTTGAGCACCAGTAGCCCTTGGGGCGAGAGCGCCTGGGAGCAGCGCTGATAGAACTCCACCGTGCTCAGCGGGCGCGGGGTGGTGGTGCCGGAAAAGACGTCGCGGATGAGAATATCGCGGGAGTCCTGAACAAAGCTATCGGTGACGGCCCTGGCCTCGCCCACGCGAATCTTCACGGTGGGGGAACGTGGAATGTCGAACCACTGGCGCACATACGTAGCCAGGGCGCTATCAATCTCCACCACCGTGTTGCGGGAGCGCGGGTAGACGGCCGCGAAGTACCGCGCCAGGGTGCAGGCCCCGCCGCCGAGGTGGGTGATTCGCAGGCGCTGCGGGTCAAGGCGGTGTTCCACCGCGTGCTCGATCGCGGCGGCGGCCCAGCGCATGTAATCAAAGGAGAGCAGGCGCGGATTCCCCAGGGCGATGTGGCTGGAAATGGCGCCATTGACCAGGAGCGTCCAGGAATCCTGAGCGCCCTGATCGCGCTCCAGGGTGGCGGTGCCGGTGCTGATCTCGTAGGTGCCCGCCTGCGGGGCGGGATGGTGCTGGCGGGCCATGCGGATCATCTTAGGCGGTGGCGTACACTGGCCCCGGATTAGGCTGTGCCCCCGCTGCGGCGCGCCGGATTGCCGGACGCCCCCGTGGCGGCGTCGATAAGCGGGGTAGGAATGGATAAAGAAAGGGGCACGGGGATATGCGGGTATTGGCCGCGATGAGCGGAGGGGTGGACTCCTCCGTGGCCGCTGCGCGGGCCTTGGCCGCCGGGCACGAGGTGGTGGGGGTGCATCTGGCGCTCTCCCAGGACCCGCAGACGGTGCGGGAATCCTCCCGGGGCTGCTGTTCCCTGGAGGATTCCGCAGACGCGCGCCGAGTGTGCGATAAGCTCGGTATTCCGTTTTATGTGTGGGACTTCTCCGACCGCTTCAAGGAGGAGGTGATGGAGGACTTCGTAGATTCCTACGTGCGCGGGGAAACCCCCAACCCCTGCCTGCGCTGCAACGAAAAGATCAAGTTTGCGGCGTTGCTGGAACGCGGGATCGCCCTGGGCTTTGACGCGGTGGTCACCGGGCATTACGCCCGGATCACCCCCGATGGGTATCTGCGCCGCGCCATCGACCCGCGCAAGGATCAGTCCTACGTGCTGGGCGTGCTGGGCGCGCACGAGATCGAGCACTGCCTGTTCCCGGTGGGCGATACCCCCAAGCCGCAGATCCGGCAGGAGGCCGCCGAGCACGGCTTCTCCACGGCCACCAAGCCTGATTCCTATGACATCTGCTTCATCCCGGATGGCAATACCACGGCCTTTTTGGGCTCGCATATCGGCGTGTGCCCCGGCATGATCGTGGACGGCGAGGGTACGCAGTTGCGCCAGCACGACGGCGTGTATGGCTTTACTATCGGCCAGCGCAAGGGGCTAGACATTAAGACCCCGGCCGCCGACGGCCGCCCCCGCTACGTCACCGATATTGACGCCGCCACCGGCACCGTCACCGTGGGTTCGCACGAGGACCTCAGCGTGAGCGAGATCGAGGCGGATCGTCTCAAGTACCTGCACCCGGGCATGACGGGCACTCTGGACTGCCAGGTGCAGGTGCGTGCCCACGGCGGGGTGGTGGACTGCCGGGCGCACATCGACCGCGAGGTCGATCGCATGGTGCTGGAACTGCGCGAGCCGCTTTATGGCGTGGCGCGCGGGCAGGCCGCCGTGCTGTACCTGCCCGATGAATTGGGAGACATCGTGCTGGGTTCGGGCACCATCTGCGGGACGCGGCGCTAATGCGGGCCTACGGCCTGGGCTCGCTGCCCGGAACCTCCGCGCGGGAGGCCGCGCGCATGGTGTTGGGGGAGACGGGCGATCTGGTGCACCTGCCGATCCTGCCCCAGCGCGGGTTGGACTCGCACCCGGTGGGGCGCACCGCCTCCCTGCTGCCGGGGATTCCGGTGGATCGCGGCCCGCGCGGCTGGGTGCTGCGCCCCGGTAACCTCCGCCTTTCCGACCGCCTGCGCCGCGACCTCGACGTCTGCGAGGAGGAGTGGGCGGGCGCGCCGGGCGCGGTTAAGGTGCAGGTCTTAGGCCCGTGGACCCTGGCGGCCAGCCTGGAAACCCCGCGCGGGCACCGGGCGGTCACGGATACCGGGGCGCTGCGCGATCTCACCGAGGCCCTGATCGAGGGCATCGCGCAGCACGCCGCCGAGGTCTCCCGGCGCATGGGGGCCGAGGTAATCGTGCAACTCGACGAGCCCTGGGCCGCGCGGCTTGTGGCCGGGGAGGTTCCCGGCACGCACGATTTTGACCGGATCGCCCCGGTGCCCCCGGAGGAATTGGGCGCGCGCCTGCACACGGTGATCGAGGCCGTGCGGGAGGAAACGCTGCTCAACCTGTGCGGCCAGATCCCGCCCTGGGCCGCCGCGCGCCGCAGCCAGGCCCGCACGGTGCTCGTCTCCGCCGATCAGGTGCGTACCACCGCGCTTATCGACGCCCTGGGCGAGCACCTCGACTCCGGCCTGCGGCTGGGCGTGGGGATCGGCCCGCAGCACCGCGATCTGCATGCGATCCTGCGGGAGTACTCACCCAGCGAGGAGGCCATCGACGTGGTGGCCGAGGGGCCGTTTTCCACCTTTGCCCAGGCCACGCAGACCTATCGCGCGGCGGCGCGGCTGGCGGAGTAGCCGGCCTCTGCCACGGCCTCGCGCACGGCGGCGTCGGCGGACTCATCGAGGGGAGCGGCGCTCTCAATGACCAGGGTGCCCTGTTCGGCGGAAACCTGTGTGACGCTTAAGTTCGGGAGGGCGGAAACCTCCTCGCGCACGGCGTTTTCGCAGTGGGAGCAGGTCATTCCGGTGACGTCATAGGTGGTGATCATTCCACCACTATATACCCGCTGAGCATATACCCACCGGGGGTATGGGGCGGGTCGGTGCAGGCGTGGGGTCAGGGGATCGAGGAAAGACAAAAGGCGGCGGGTGGGGTACCACCGCGCCGCCTTAGTGCATGCTGGAATGCGTGCTGGATCGAGTGTGTTTTACTCGGCCACCAGCGGGGGAGCCATCATGGCGATCTGATCGTAGCCGTTGATCTTCAGCACCTCCACGATCCGGTCGAAGGCGGCGGCGTCCTTCTCATAGTCAAAAGTCTCGGCCTGCTGGAGGGTCACGGAGTGATCGCCGGTGAAGGACACGGTGAGCAGCTTGTGGCCCGCGGCCTGCTCCTCCTCGAACACGGCGCGGTTCACGGCCAGCTGGCCGCCGTGGATGAAGAAGCCGGGGTCAATATCCTCGGTAGCCTCGGCGGCCTCGGATGTCTCCTTGGCCGGGGAGGCGGCGGCCACATCGCTGGCGGTGGAACCGGAGGCGATGTCCGGGATGTGATCGGCCGGGGAGATAAAGGGATTCAGGGCGAGCAGACCCGCGAGTGCGGAGGAAAGCAGAGTGCCAAGCATGGGCTTGTCTCCTTATATATGAAGCGAAATCGGAGGGTGGGCCTAGTATGCGGCCGGGGCACTGCCGCCGAGGCGGCAGGCCGGGGGAACTTAAGGCCCATCCGGGAACAAGGGAAACCCTACTCCTCAGACGTGTGCAATGCTCGTTGGCGCTCATTGACCGCGCATGGGCCAGGCCGTGTGGACATCGCTGGCGTCCCGATCGCGGTTTTCCAGATACCTACGGAACTCCGTCTGCATGTCGTAATACCCCACGGCCTGGAACTCCATCAGTTCCTCGCCGGACATTTCCAGCAGCTCAGGATAGATTTTCGTCTGCTTCCAGGCGATCCGGGCGGCCGCCAGGGCGTCCGAGGTGGCCTCGTGGGCGTTATCAATGCGCACCCCGTAGTGTGACGCCATATCGCTGAGCGTTCTTTTGCCTTTTCGGTAACGATCCTTGAGTTTGTCGATGACAAAGGGGTCATACACCGTGCCGGTGACGGTGAAATTCCCGGTCAAGTGCCGCAGCACCGTGAGGTCGTAGGCGGCGTTAAACACGATGAGGTTAAGCCCATCGGCCCACCCCTTGTGGATGCTCTCCACCGTGGAGCGCAGCACCTCCTCGTGGGGCTTGCCGTGCTCGCGGGCATACTCCGTGCTGATTCCGTGCACCTTCTGCGCGGCCTCGGGAATCTCCACCCCGGGGTCCGCCAGCAGCTCCGTGGGATTCGCGCCGGAGGAATCAATGCGCACCATCGCAGCGGTGACAATGCGGGCCTGCGTGGGGTCCGCAGAGGTGGTCTCCAGGTCAAAGGAGAGCATCGCGCCGGGATTGAAGTTGCTCATGCCCACCACAGTACGTGGGGAGGGCATAGATACAATCGGTGAGCGTGAGTGAGAACACCGGGACGAGTGCCAGCACCCAGGAAAACCAAGCCCACCTGCGCCGCAAGTGGGAGGATTTGGCCCAGGAGATCCGCCATCACCGCAGGCTCTATGACAACGAGCAACCGGTGATCCCCGATGCTGACTATGACGCCCTGTTCCAGCGGCTGCTCGAACTAGAGCGCGAGCACCCCGAGCTGGCGGTGCCGGAATCACCAACCCAGCAGGTGGGCTCCCCGGTGCTGGATTCCACCCAGTTTGAGGACGTGGAGCACCCGCAGCGCATGTACTCCTTGGATAACGCCTTTTCCACGGAGGAATTAGGGGAGTGGTTTGCCCGCACTCCCGCCAGTGCGTACCTCACGGAGCTAAAAATCGACGGCCTCTCCATCGATCTCATCTACGAGCGTGGAAAACTCGTGCGCGCCGCCACCCGCGGCGATGGTGCCGTGGGGGAGAACATCACGGCCAACGCCCGGGTGATCGAGGATATTC of Corynebacterium sp. 21KM1197 contains these proteins:
- the mnmA gene encoding tRNA 2-thiouridine(34) synthase MnmA; translation: MRVLAAMSGGVDSSVAAARALAAGHEVVGVHLALSQDPQTVRESSRGCCSLEDSADARRVCDKLGIPFYVWDFSDRFKEEVMEDFVDSYVRGETPNPCLRCNEKIKFAALLERGIALGFDAVVTGHYARITPDGYLRRAIDPRKDQSYVLGVLGAHEIEHCLFPVGDTPKPQIRQEAAEHGFSTATKPDSYDICFIPDGNTTAFLGSHIGVCPGMIVDGEGTQLRQHDGVYGFTIGQRKGLDIKTPAADGRPRYVTDIDAATGTVTVGSHEDLSVSEIEADRLKYLHPGMTGTLDCQVQVRAHGGVVDCRAHIDREVDRMVLELREPLYGVARGQAAVLYLPDELGDIVLGSGTICGTRR
- a CDS encoding glucose PTS transporter subunit IIA, whose translation is MHTKDHSGADFPPLLAPLSGTIIPMSQVPDPVFAKGNLGEGFGITDTPGGVVYAPVSGTITMIAKTKHALGIRTPEGLEVLIHLGIDTVELGGDPFEIQVTKGQEITRGEALGSMDAAAITEAGKSTCTIVAVTNSAAATSGVRVRTGAARAAEEVAQPLSSAAARPADPAVKPATDPAPQGPEAQGAEALVAAVGGAENIRSVTHCITRLRFYLHNNDVPQDDAVRELSGVIDVIRAGGQYQIVIGPGVEDVYEEVIGVLGDRAAGGEVAVGAGEEQPRPTTALGWIGRGFSSLIGVITGSMIPVIGLLAASGIIKGILSLLTTFDLVTTTSDTYLLINALSDAVFFFLPIFVGFTAAKRLGADPIIVAIVGGVLTYPQIVELSGKEGSSSILGMSLNADFFGLPYHMASYSYSIFPIIVAAWLASLIEPWLKKMIPATVRMIFLPLVEVVVVSLTILLILGPAVTFLSTGIANGIQGLYDLSPSISGLFIGGLYQTLVIFGLHWAVIPLVAQDIALTGQSPLNAIISATMVAQGGAVLAVFVKSRVMKVKELSGSAAIAAFCGITEPAMYGVNLKYGRIFLMASIGGACGGLLTGLFNVNMWGFTGSLIGFTSFINPEGLDFSFWGFWIASGTAAAVAFVLTYLFGFNDSDVENAREVKKIRLGRREPVQR
- a CDS encoding DUF2156 domain-containing protein, producing MSTTHTTQSPRSLLSRAAAVRRVPFSLSALIVMWVLHWAVSRHSLALSMDYAADRWHLLSAGLTSGSRVGLIFASLAVIAMIIPAERTLGTARTMAVAAVTHLCSTAAGLLAVRLVAETGFHRWGSDLLHASFLSPVSWLFGTAAYASTAMPLLWRRRLAVWLVALCSTLVLFSGSVSDVVGLVSALLGLVAGTVRHGRPRLRVGSVQEARVLVSTFLAAVSFGPLVASTHPGSGSPLAFVGALTWLPARRSYEAALVCQGNVGTQRCHEAVLLAQQSGVEPSVANLMPLVLNLVIIAGLLKGRRAAWWLALVAQSMVVVALCAQVWANYRAESVAVLAWYALPMALPWLGGIVLLLGTRRHFQVTIAARNIRRCLGVIAAALALTSVAWLLGASLMGVSWPVVLREWPLRYLPPSLAPLFPMSLVPEHPAAWVLYSWLGAIFNLVAALALYRLLMSVPDEHAEEERARARGLLRHGDHLQAMTLWEGNRYWFGEHEGVAGYVAYRVRRGIAVTVGEPVGTPGLAAGFEAFAASQGWTVAWYSVREGFADTLPGYQRIHVAEESVLSTEKVEFRGKKFQNVRTARNRAEKEGITARWTTWAEADVVLRQRIVELSEEWLADKPLPEMGFTLGTITELGAPGTRLLVVEGESGHLHAVTSWLPVYEHGALVGLTLDFMRRDTGGFKSAMEFALSQALLDAAAEGLKWVSLSGAPLARSTPAEGFVDQALDRVGASMEPFYGFRSLAASKYKFHPEYHPWYVACRDELALPKVALAVSQCYLPQLRATEAARLLRVWLSAALVRGGRGESS
- a CDS encoding heavy-metal-associated domain-containing protein — encoded protein: MITTYDVTGMTCSHCENAVREEVSALPNLSVTQVSAEQGTLVIESAAPLDESADAAVREAVAEAGYSASRAAAR
- a CDS encoding fused MFS/spermidine synthase, encoding MARQHHPAPQAGTYEISTGTATLERDQGAQDSWTLLVNGAISSHIALGNPRLLSFDYMRWAAAAIEHAVEHRLDPQRLRITHLGGGACTLARYFAAVYPRSRNTVVEIDSALATYVRQWFDIPRSPTVKIRVGEARAVTDSFVQDSRDILIRDVFSGTTTPRPLSTVEFYQRCSQALSPQGLLVLNCGTRADLAEARAEIAGLKEVFAHVEAIADPPMLKGKRYGNIILTASHAETPDRAGLHRHLLGGAAPAQSRDRSWTTALASGIRPRRDHPHG
- a CDS encoding 3'-5' exonuclease, which produces MSNFNPGAMLSFDLETTSADPTQARIVTAAMVRIDSSGANPTELLADPGVEIPEAAQKVHGISTEYAREHGKPHEEVLRSTVESIHKGWADGLNLIVFNAAYDLTVLRHLTGNFTVTGTVYDPFVIDKLKDRYRKGKRTLSDMASHYGVRIDNAHEATSDALAAARIAWKQTKIYPELLEMSGEELMEFQAVGYYDMQTEFRRYLENRDRDASDVHTAWPMRGQ